The Deinococcus arcticus genome has a segment encoding these proteins:
- the lon gene encoding endopeptidase La yields MPILPQNVPVCPVRGSVIYPTMVQHIDASRALSIGAIEAAMQGEKVILIVSQRDKDVDDPKGSDLYDVGTACNVLRVRKNPDGTVQMLVSAVARVRASNYRRGEYLTADIAPLQAEADSPVELQALSRELRERFDTIAQGGKISAENVQTIHAKDDIGEMADHIAFNLDFKLEDKQALLEQASLTARIRKLLTLLDTEQEVQAVQAKIRAQVKEEIDKNQREYYLREQMKVIQKELQGGDDGEEGDEAEAFRAKLDALELRPEVRKDLDREVNRLARMHPDAAEASVIRTYLTWVTELPWNTRSEDQLDVAQASQILDDDHYGLEKVKDRVLEFLAVRRLRKERAERGELSAEDVNKGSILVFTGPPGVGKTSIAQSIAKALGRKYVRIALGGARDESDIRGHRRTYIGAMPGRLIQGIRSAGTKNPVILLDEVDKLGSSYQGDPSAALLEVLDPAQNQHFTDHYLGVPFDLSEAMFIATANYPEQIPPALMDRMEVIDFSSYIEQEKLEIAKRYLLPRQLIANGLKANQIAFTDAALEKLISHYTREAGVRNLEREIGTVARKVARRIATGEVKRVKVTDKELDRYLGQARHIPETEGKEDMVGVSTGMFYTPVGGDILFVETSTSPGKGLVLTGQLGDVMKESARAALTYIKANAERFHIDKARIDDSEIHVHVPAGAIPKEGPSAGGAMVTSLISALAGIPARHDVAMTGEMTLTGRYLPIGGLKEKVLGARRAGIKHIVLPKANEGDLRDIPLHLRSSMRFHPCETVDQVLDVALVGGLKALETPRDGQAMPAPEAAPKRKGRRTDARA; encoded by the coding sequence ATGCCCATCCTTCCCCAGAATGTTCCCGTCTGCCCCGTTCGCGGCAGCGTGATTTACCCCACCATGGTGCAGCACATTGACGCCAGTCGGGCGCTGTCCATTGGTGCCATCGAGGCCGCCATGCAGGGTGAGAAGGTCATTCTCATCGTGTCGCAGCGCGACAAGGATGTGGACGATCCCAAGGGCAGCGACCTGTACGACGTGGGCACCGCCTGCAACGTGCTGCGCGTGCGCAAGAACCCTGACGGCACCGTGCAGATGCTGGTCTCGGCCGTGGCCCGGGTGCGCGCCAGCAACTACCGGCGCGGCGAGTACCTGACGGCCGACATTGCGCCCCTGCAGGCCGAGGCCGACAGCCCCGTGGAACTGCAGGCCCTGAGCCGTGAACTGCGCGAGCGCTTTGACACCATCGCCCAGGGCGGCAAGATCAGCGCCGAGAACGTGCAGACCATCCACGCCAAGGACGACATTGGCGAGATGGCCGACCACATTGCCTTTAACCTGGATTTCAAGCTGGAAGACAAGCAGGCGCTGCTGGAACAGGCCAGCCTGACCGCCCGCATTCGCAAGCTGCTGACCCTGCTGGACACCGAGCAGGAAGTGCAGGCCGTGCAGGCCAAGATTCGCGCGCAGGTGAAAGAAGAGATTGACAAGAACCAGCGCGAATACTACCTGCGCGAGCAGATGAAGGTGATTCAGAAAGAGTTGCAGGGCGGCGACGACGGTGAGGAAGGCGACGAAGCCGAAGCCTTCCGCGCCAAGCTGGACGCCCTGGAGCTGAGGCCCGAGGTGCGCAAGGACCTGGACCGTGAAGTGAACCGTCTGGCCCGCATGCACCCCGACGCCGCCGAGGCCAGCGTCATCCGCACCTACCTGACCTGGGTGACCGAGCTGCCGTGGAACACCCGCAGCGAGGATCAGCTGGACGTGGCCCAGGCGTCGCAGATTCTGGACGATGACCACTACGGCCTGGAAAAGGTCAAGGACCGCGTGCTGGAATTCCTGGCCGTCCGCCGGCTGCGCAAGGAGCGCGCCGAGCGCGGCGAACTGAGTGCCGAGGACGTGAACAAGGGCTCCATCCTGGTGTTCACCGGCCCTCCTGGGGTGGGCAAGACCAGCATTGCGCAGAGCATCGCCAAGGCCCTGGGCCGCAAGTACGTGCGCATTGCCCTGGGCGGCGCGCGCGATGAAAGCGACATTCGTGGCCACCGCCGCACCTACATTGGCGCCATGCCCGGCCGCCTGATTCAGGGCATCCGCAGCGCGGGCACCAAGAACCCGGTGATCCTGCTGGACGAGGTGGACAAGCTGGGCAGCTCCTACCAGGGTGACCCCAGTGCCGCGCTGCTGGAAGTGCTGGACCCCGCACAGAACCAGCACTTCACCGACCACTATCTGGGCGTGCCGTTCGATCTGAGCGAGGCCATGTTCATCGCCACGGCCAACTACCCCGAGCAGATTCCCCCGGCCCTGATGGACCGCATGGAAGTCATTGATTTCTCCAGCTATATCGAACAGGAGAAGCTGGAAATTGCCAAGCGTTACCTGCTGCCCCGCCAGCTGATCGCCAACGGGCTGAAGGCCAACCAGATTGCGTTCACAGACGCGGCGCTGGAAAAGCTGATCTCGCACTACACCCGTGAAGCGGGCGTGCGCAACCTGGAGCGCGAGATTGGTACGGTGGCCCGCAAGGTGGCCCGCCGCATTGCCACGGGCGAGGTCAAGCGCGTCAAGGTCACCGACAAGGAGCTGGACCGTTACCTGGGGCAGGCCCGGCACATCCCCGAAACCGAGGGCAAGGAAGACATGGTGGGTGTCAGCACCGGCATGTTCTACACCCCGGTGGGCGGCGACATTCTGTTCGTGGAAACCAGCACCAGCCCCGGCAAGGGTCTGGTCCTGACCGGCCAGCTGGGCGACGTGATGAAGGAGTCGGCCCGCGCCGCTCTGACCTACATCAAGGCCAACGCCGAACGCTTCCACATTGACAAGGCGCGTATTGACGACTCCGAGATTCACGTGCATGTGCCCGCCGGGGCCATTCCCAAGGAAGGCCCCAGCGCAGGCGGCGCCATGGTCACCAGCCTGATCAGCGCCCTGGCGGGCATTCCCGCCCGCCACGACGTGGCCATGACCGGCGAGATGACCCTCACGGGCCGTTACCTGCCTATTGGCGGCCTGAAGGAGAAGGTGCTGGGTGCGCGCCGCGCCGGCATCAAGCACATCGTCCTGCCCAAGGCCAACGAGGGCGACCTGCGGGACATCCCGCTGCACCTGCGCAGTTCTATGCGCTTCCACCCCTGCGAGACGGTGGATCAGGTGCTGGACGTGGCCCTGGTGGGCGGTCTGAAGGCCCTGGAAACCCCGCGCGACGGGCAGGCGATGCCGGCCCCCGAAGCGGCCCCCAAACGCAAGGGCCGGCGCACCGACGCCCGCGCGTAA
- a CDS encoding YqgE/AlgH family protein, whose protein sequence is MSSLITFLVASPHLRGGVFEGTVILLLEHDQKGAMGLIVNAPMPHTVSDLLPDAPGQAAPAWLGGPVDPTLGWCLYPQAVGLEGEIRLLPNLNVSSSLDVLRAVMDQRQRYMLVLGYAGWSAGQLTEEAREGSWVWVEQDSPELLWEVPARERWQAALDRLGVVPGAIMPGGAQA, encoded by the coding sequence ATGAGCAGCCTCATCACCTTTCTTGTGGCCAGCCCCCACCTGCGCGGTGGGGTGTTCGAGGGCACCGTTATCCTGCTGCTGGAACATGATCAGAAGGGCGCCATGGGACTGATCGTGAATGCCCCCATGCCTCATACAGTGTCCGACCTCCTGCCCGACGCCCCCGGGCAGGCGGCGCCCGCGTGGCTGGGCGGCCCGGTGGACCCCACGCTGGGCTGGTGCCTGTACCCGCAGGCTGTGGGACTGGAAGGCGAGATCCGGTTGCTGCCCAACCTGAACGTGTCCAGCAGCCTCGACGTGCTGCGCGCTGTGATGGACCAGAGGCAGCGCTACATGCTGGTGCTGGGCTACGCCGGCTGGTCGGCGGGGCAGCTGACCGAGGAGGCGCGCGAAGGCAGCTGGGTGTGGGTGGAACAGGATTCCCCGGAATTGCTGTGGGAGGTGCCCGCCCGTGAACGCTGGCAGGCAGCGCTGGACCGGCTGGGTGTGGTGCCCGGCGCCATCATGCCGGGGGGCGCGCAGGCGTAG
- a CDS encoding GGDEF domain-containing protein, which yields MASSLPSPAQLQSAPPLIVQVAGAPTCEAIAEQVLRGVPGLRGVAVWGEGGTLVLASAGERPAEPHEAPVPLTEDAEYWLSTAPPTPLPPELLAVIDLRLRYLEARRSIERLSGRLSSMATAATTDPLTRLPNRMALDADLQQLDAEGAPFAVVFIDLDGFKAINDQHGHAMGDSLLKGYGLWLSRVTGPWGRVYRMGGDEYLLLVTHFPGSNEAFEAWAHERLPTLFVDGVTASIGIAWRHERPAICEVLKLADQRMYQAKTAQARAAGR from the coding sequence ATGGCGTCTTCACTCCCTTCACCGGCACAACTTCAGTCGGCGCCCCCGCTGATCGTTCAGGTGGCCGGCGCCCCCACGTGCGAGGCCATCGCTGAGCAGGTGCTGCGCGGCGTGCCTGGGCTGCGGGGCGTCGCGGTCTGGGGCGAGGGGGGCACCCTGGTGCTGGCTTCCGCCGGCGAGCGCCCTGCCGAGCCGCACGAAGCCCCGGTGCCCCTGACCGAGGACGCGGAGTACTGGCTGAGCACCGCGCCGCCCACGCCCCTTCCCCCAGAGCTGCTGGCCGTGATTGACCTGCGGCTGCGGTATCTGGAAGCGCGCCGGAGCATCGAGCGTCTGAGTGGCCGCCTGTCCTCCATGGCCACCGCCGCGACCACCGATCCTCTGACCCGCCTGCCCAACCGCATGGCCCTGGACGCCGACCTACAGCAACTGGACGCGGAAGGGGCGCCGTTCGCCGTGGTTTTTATTGACCTGGACGGCTTCAAAGCCATCAACGACCAGCACGGCCACGCCATGGGGGACTCGCTGCTGAAGGGATACGGCCTGTGGCTTTCACGGGTGACGGGGCCCTGGGGGCGGGTCTACCGCATGGGCGGCGACGAGTACCTGCTGCTGGTCACGCATTTTCCCGGTTCCAATGAGGCGTTTGAGGCCTGGGCGCACGAGCGGCTGCCTACCCTGTTTGTGGATGGCGTCACCGCCAGCATCGGGATTGCGTGGCGACATGAGCGCCCCGCCATCTGCGAGGTACTGAAACTGGCCGATCAGCGGATGTACCAGGCCAAGACGGCCCAGGCCCGGGCCGCTGGCAGATAG
- the hemA gene encoding glutamyl-tRNA reductase produces MTLACPTARSLLTGLPQPEALDLVVVGLNHHTAPVEVRERAAVRAGEEGPLLAHLAQHAQEVMLLATCNRTEVYLAGLSGDPLAAFEGAWGHALGRHLYVHQGEAAVTHLYRVAAGLDSLVIGETQIQGQVKRAWQDARARGLAGTVLNKVAQGALAAGKRVRFETGMSDKVVSVSSAAVELAQAALGGLSGRTALILGAGETAELTLTHLRAAGVDDVIVVNRTAERARLLAEKLGGRACAAEYLHEVLPEADVLIASSAAPHYVLHGDGVRAALRQRPGRAMFLIDISVPRILDPDIAEVPGAHLHNLDDLTGIVARNLQSRRAALPHAGAIVRDAAAELYRWHLTRQARQRELALASD; encoded by the coding sequence ATGACGCTGGCCTGTCCCACGGCGCGGTCTCTGCTGACCGGCCTGCCTCAGCCTGAAGCGCTGGACCTGGTGGTGGTGGGCCTCAATCACCACACCGCCCCCGTGGAGGTGCGCGAGCGCGCCGCCGTGCGCGCCGGTGAAGAGGGCCCGCTGCTGGCGCACCTTGCGCAGCACGCCCAGGAAGTGATGCTGCTGGCCACCTGCAACCGCACCGAGGTGTATCTGGCGGGGCTGAGCGGCGATCCGCTGGCGGCCTTTGAAGGGGCCTGGGGACACGCGCTGGGGCGCCACCTGTACGTTCACCAGGGCGAGGCGGCCGTGACCCACCTGTACCGGGTGGCAGCGGGCCTGGACAGCCTCGTGATTGGCGAAACGCAGATTCAGGGCCAGGTGAAACGTGCGTGGCAGGATGCCCGCGCGCGGGGCCTGGCAGGCACGGTCCTGAACAAGGTGGCCCAGGGCGCCCTGGCGGCGGGCAAGCGCGTGCGCTTTGAAACCGGCATGAGCGACAAGGTGGTCAGCGTGTCCAGCGCCGCTGTGGAGCTGGCCCAGGCGGCGCTGGGGGGCCTATCGGGCCGCACGGCCCTGATTCTGGGCGCGGGTGAAACTGCCGAGCTGACCCTGACCCACCTGCGCGCCGCTGGCGTGGACGACGTGATCGTGGTGAACCGCACCGCCGAGCGCGCCCGCCTGCTGGCCGAGAAGCTGGGGGGCCGCGCCTGCGCCGCCGAGTACCTGCACGAGGTACTGCCCGAAGCCGACGTGCTGATCGCGTCCAGCGCCGCGCCGCATTACGTGCTGCATGGTGACGGCGTGCGCGCCGCCCTGCGCCAGCGCCCGGGCCGCGCCATGTTCCTGATTGACATCAGCGTGCCGCGCATCCTGGACCCGGATATTGCCGAGGTCCCTGGCGCCCACCTGCATAACCTTGACGACCTGACCGGCATCGTGGCGCGCAACCTGCAGAGCCGCCGCGCCGCGCTGCCCCACGCGGGCGCCATCGTGCGGGACGCCGCCGCCGAGCTGTACCGCTGGCACCTGACCCGCCAGGCCCGGCAGCGGGAACTGGCCCTGGCCAGCGATTGA
- a CDS encoding precorrin-2 dehydrogenase/sirohydrochlorin ferrochelatase family protein, whose product MSLLPAFLDLRGARAVIVGGGRVALRRAQTLLRAGLSVTVVAPQVQAELSALPVAVVARAYAPGDLRGAALVVAATPDAGVNAQVVQEARAQGSLVNDAADAARGTLRFAAVAEEAGVQVAVSSGRELPMLAQALAQRCAALLPTEAQLCGWTAQREAALILPEPEKHTALNTLREDIRRALGAA is encoded by the coding sequence GTGAGTCTGCTTCCGGCCTTCCTGGACCTGCGTGGCGCGCGCGCCGTGATTGTGGGTGGGGGCCGCGTGGCCCTGCGCCGGGCGCAGACGCTGCTGCGTGCCGGACTGTCGGTCACCGTGGTGGCGCCGCAGGTGCAGGCGGAACTGTCGGCGCTGCCGGTGGCTGTGGTGGCGCGCGCCTATGCTCCGGGGGATCTGCGCGGCGCGGCGCTGGTGGTGGCCGCCACACCCGACGCCGGGGTGAATGCCCAGGTGGTGCAGGAGGCCCGCGCCCAGGGCAGCCTGGTCAACGACGCGGCCGACGCCGCGCGCGGTACCCTGCGTTTTGCCGCCGTGGCCGAGGAAGCCGGCGTGCAGGTGGCCGTGAGCAGTGGCCGCGAACTGCCCATGCTGGCCCAGGCTCTGGCCCAGCGCTGCGCGGCGTTGCTGCCCACCGAGGCGCAGCTGTGCGGCTGGACCGCGCAGCGCGAGGCGGCGCTGATCCTGCCCGAGCCTGAAAAACACACGGCCCTGAACACCCTGCGCGAGGACATCCGCCGCGCGCTGGGGGCCGCATGA
- the cobA gene encoding uroporphyrinogen-III C-methyltransferase — MSPSSAPAPSRAFVSLIGAGPGDPGLLTLRGQQALQAADVVLFDYLANPELLRHCPQAETIYVGKKGFSEYISQAQINALVVAKAQEGGGKRVARLKGGDVFVFGRGSEEAEACVGAGVPFEVVPGVTSAIAAPAYAGIPVTHREVARSFAVLTGNTKEGGAHYERLSGVDTLVLLMGVRNLDQIAADLVAAGRDPQTPAATVQWGTTPQQRVVTGTLATIAGVVREAGLEAPAVTVVGEVVRLQSTLRWFEPASAVADPLTGKTVAVTRTREGASALSGVLRARGAQVLEVPLIRFASAPDLSPVAAALHDFGGWLLLSSNQAVRALFAFLEDRGLDARALAGLKLAAVGPSTARSLAERGLKADFVPSTPGARHLAAELPALSGERTLHLTSQLAEDELERGLMARGIPYARAELYRTEPAPLDPGTLARLRQADVVTLASGSAARHLATLAGTDFRVVAMGPQTADAARAAGFTHVTVAREASLEALAEAAERVVRGE, encoded by the coding sequence ATGAGCCCGTCTTCCGCCCCGGCCCCGTCCCGCGCCTTTGTGTCCCTGATCGGAGCTGGACCGGGTGACCCGGGCCTGCTGACCCTGCGCGGTCAGCAGGCGCTGCAGGCGGCAGATGTGGTGCTGTTCGATTATCTGGCCAACCCGGAACTCCTGCGCCACTGCCCGCAGGCCGAGACCATCTATGTGGGCAAGAAGGGCTTTTCCGAGTACATCAGCCAGGCGCAGATCAACGCGCTGGTGGTGGCCAAGGCCCAGGAGGGCGGCGGCAAGCGCGTGGCCCGCCTCAAGGGCGGCGACGTCTTTGTGTTCGGGCGCGGCAGCGAGGAAGCCGAAGCCTGCGTGGGGGCCGGCGTGCCCTTTGAGGTGGTGCCCGGCGTGACCAGCGCCATTGCCGCCCCCGCCTACGCCGGTATTCCGGTGACCCACCGCGAGGTGGCGCGCTCGTTTGCGGTCCTGACCGGCAACACCAAAGAAGGCGGCGCCCACTACGAGCGCCTGTCCGGCGTGGATACCCTGGTGCTGCTGATGGGCGTGCGCAATCTCGATCAGATTGCCGCCGATCTGGTGGCAGCTGGCCGCGATCCCCAGACCCCGGCCGCCACCGTGCAGTGGGGCACCACGCCGCAGCAGCGCGTGGTCACTGGCACCCTGGCCACCATTGCCGGGGTGGTGCGGGAAGCGGGCCTGGAAGCCCCCGCCGTCACTGTGGTGGGCGAGGTGGTGCGCCTGCAGAGCACCCTGCGCTGGTTCGAGCCGGCGTCCGCTGTGGCGGACCCCCTGACCGGGAAGACAGTGGCCGTCACCCGCACCCGCGAAGGCGCCAGCGCCCTGTCGGGCGTGCTGCGTGCACGCGGCGCCCAGGTGCTGGAAGTGCCCCTGATCCGCTTTGCGTCTGCGCCCGATCTGTCGCCCGTGGCCGCCGCGCTGCACGATTTTGGCGGCTGGCTGCTGCTGAGCAGCAATCAGGCGGTGCGCGCCCTGTTTGCGTTCCTGGAAGACCGTGGCCTGGACGCCCGCGCCCTGGCCGGCCTGAAGCTGGCAGCGGTGGGGCCCAGCACCGCCCGCTCCCTGGCCGAACGGGGCCTGAAGGCCGACTTCGTGCCCTCCACGCCGGGCGCACGGCATCTGGCCGCCGAACTGCCGGCCCTGAGCGGCGAGCGCACGCTGCACCTGACCAGCCAGCTGGCCGAGGATGAGCTGGAACGCGGCCTTATGGCGCGCGGCATTCCCTACGCGCGCGCCGAGCTGTACCGCACCGAACCCGCCCCCCTGGACCCCGGTACCCTGGCGCGCCTGCGCCAGGCCGATGTGGTGACCCTGGCGTCGGGCAGCGCCGCCCGCCACCTCGCCACGCTGGCCGGTACTGACTTCCGCGTGGTCGCCATGGGCCCCCAGACCGCCGACGCCGCCCGCGCGGCAGGCTTTACCCACGTAACCGTGGCCCGCGAAGCCAGCCTGGAGGCACTGGCGGAGGCGGCGGAAAGAGTGGTGCGGGGGGAATAG
- a CDS encoding DUF1990 family protein codes for MAQFSVVRGVALALGAFLLSGNVFQQGQGALRPTGLADGVGPVVRRRFWAEVTGAQRSPEVITAEVLQHLPEFAPRLAAWFRGLDAPLPAQGGPPTGPGTRLKILMGLVRRARVVVEAVSPRAFRIRTLRLHADAGTVRFQVSEPGGGVLRLEIEVLIRAASWPDRLSYLLAAHALQRVNWETVLSRAVAVSAGALRARGHETREAAYVPPPGR; via the coding sequence ATGGCTCAGTTTTCAGTCGTTCGTGGGGTGGCCCTGGCTCTGGGCGCCTTTTTGCTGTCGGGAAACGTCTTTCAACAGGGGCAAGGTGCCCTGCGGCCCACGGGGCTGGCCGACGGCGTGGGCCCGGTCGTTCGCCGCCGCTTCTGGGCCGAGGTGACCGGGGCCCAGCGTTCGCCCGAGGTCATCACCGCCGAAGTCCTGCAGCATCTGCCCGAATTCGCGCCGCGTCTGGCTGCGTGGTTCCGGGGGCTGGACGCCCCTCTGCCCGCCCAGGGGGGGCCGCCCACCGGGCCGGGCACCCGCCTGAAAATCCTGATGGGGCTGGTGCGCCGCGCCCGCGTGGTCGTCGAGGCCGTCTCGCCCCGCGCCTTTCGCATTCGCACGCTGCGCCTGCATGCCGATGCCGGCACCGTGCGCTTTCAGGTCTCGGAGCCCGGCGGCGGTGTCCTGCGGCTGGAGATTGAAGTCCTGATTCGCGCTGCCAGCTGGCCTGACCGCCTCAGCTACCTGCTGGCGGCCCACGCGCTGCAGCGCGTGAACTGGGAAACGGTGCTGTCGCGCGCCGTGGCCGTGAGTGCCGGGGCTCTGCGCGCACGCGGCCATGAAACGCGCGAGGCCGCATATGTCCCGCCGCCGGGCCGCTAG
- a CDS encoding GNAT family N-acetyltransferase, with the protein MPLPPDSLLRLSRAEAQAHTRYGRAATFGPLHAAYAGPGLPLNTAWHDGTRAPDAAELAAFEHFCAGFGVAPTLQLLSGAAAGALEGLEARGYHLSGLLHTYLHDLTGLPAPAEEVEETADPAAWAELSAQGFGEGSGPTMRVVAAAPGTRLFVARRRGQPAGSAALSLSGGVAALFGMSTRPEWRGQGVQTALLRARLHAAAQAGADFASVFVTPDAPSERNIRRAGFGLAGARLTFTRPAPP; encoded by the coding sequence ATGCCCCTGCCCCCCGACTCCCTGCTTCGCCTGAGCCGCGCCGAGGCCCAGGCCCACACCCGTTACGGCCGGGCGGCCACCTTTGGCCCGCTACACGCTGCCTACGCCGGGCCGGGGCTGCCCCTGAACACCGCGTGGCACGACGGCACCCGGGCACCAGACGCGGCGGAGCTGGCGGCCTTCGAACACTTCTGCGCCGGGTTTGGAGTCGCGCCCACCCTGCAGCTGCTCTCGGGGGCGGCGGCCGGGGCGCTGGAGGGTCTGGAGGCGCGGGGCTACCACCTGAGCGGCCTGCTGCACACCTACCTGCACGACCTGACGGGGCTGCCAGCACCTGCCGAAGAGGTGGAGGAAACCGCTGACCCAGCCGCCTGGGCCGAACTGTCGGCGCAGGGCTTCGGGGAGGGCAGCGGCCCCACCATGAGGGTGGTGGCGGCGGCCCCAGGCACGCGGCTGTTTGTGGCCCGGCGCCGGGGCCAGCCGGCCGGCAGCGCAGCCCTGAGCCTCAGCGGCGGTGTGGCGGCGCTGTTTGGCATGTCCACCCGCCCCGAGTGGCGCGGGCAGGGCGTGCAGACCGCCCTGCTGCGCGCGCGGCTGCACGCGGCGGCCCAGGCAGGCGCCGACTTTGCCAGCGTGTTCGTGACCCCGGACGCCCCCAGCGAGCGCAACATCCGCCGCGCGGGGTTTGGGCTGGCCGGGGCCCGCCTGACCTTTACCCGCCCCGCGCCGCCCTGA
- a CDS encoding P1 family peptidase: MIPNRTLTGIPGFQVGHWTHAQARTGCTVILCPPGGAVASASFLGPSPGTREGVLLSPEKKVERIHALLLTGGSAFGLAAATGVVRVLEERGIGHDTPWARVPIVPAAVIYDLGVGDAQVRPGEREGEQAARAASAGPVIRGLVGAGTGATAGKYLGTGAVPGGLGSVLVERHGVRVGALAVVNPIGDVLDEQGGVLAGPGVGPGAAAFTPGDAENTTLVALVTEHALTKPECRRLADAAQAALARVIHPSHTFWDGDSAFVLSSGARPPADPLLLGALVQEAVCAAVRDAVRAARGG, from the coding sequence ATGATCCCCAACCGCACCCTGACCGGCATTCCTGGGTTTCAGGTGGGCCACTGGACCCACGCGCAGGCCAGAACGGGCTGCACCGTCATCCTGTGCCCGCCGGGCGGGGCGGTGGCCTCGGCGTCCTTTCTGGGGCCCAGTCCGGGGACGCGGGAAGGGGTGCTGCTCTCGCCTGAAAAGAAGGTGGAGCGCATTCACGCCCTGCTGCTGACCGGGGGCAGCGCATTTGGGCTGGCGGCGGCGACCGGGGTGGTGCGGGTGCTGGAAGAACGCGGCATTGGGCATGACACGCCCTGGGCGCGCGTGCCCATCGTGCCTGCCGCCGTCATTTATGACCTGGGGGTGGGGGACGCGCAGGTGCGCCCCGGCGAGCGCGAGGGCGAACAGGCCGCCCGCGCCGCCAGTGCCGGGCCAGTGATCCGGGGGCTGGTGGGGGCCGGTACGGGCGCCACGGCCGGCAAGTACCTGGGCACCGGGGCCGTGCCCGGCGGCCTGGGCAGCGTCCTCGTGGAGCGGCATGGGGTGCGCGTGGGCGCCCTGGCGGTGGTCAATCCCATTGGCGACGTGCTGGATGAACAGGGCGGAGTGCTGGCCGGCCCGGGGGTGGGCCCGGGCGCCGCCGCCTTTACCCCCGGCGACGCCGAGAACACCACCCTGGTGGCGCTCGTCACCGAACACGCCCTGACCAAGCCCGAATGCCGCCGCCTGGCCGACGCGGCGCAGGCCGCCCTGGCGCGGGTGATTCACCCCAGCCACACCTTCTGGGACGGGGACAGCGCCTTCGTGCTGAGCAGCGGCGCGCGCCCGCCCGCCGATCCGCTGCTGCTGGGAGCGCTGGTGCAGGAAGCCGTGTGCGCGGCGGTGCGCGACGCGGTCAGGGCGGCGCGGGGCGGGTAA